The Nomia melanderi isolate GNS246 chromosome 4, iyNomMela1, whole genome shotgun sequence genome segment TTACTAGATATTCTGATTTAGAATCAAGTTTTtcgttgtaattgttcttcggcaatttggaagctccagtgaccaccgtggtcaacgtgttaatggaacTAATTAATGGCATGAACAATGTTCTTTTTACTTATTCAAGGATTAACTCATTTCCTCGTTTTTTATAGGTCAGAAGCCTGCCTTTTTATAGCTGAATACGTCGTGTAATCGTTTCAGAAGCTGTAGCATGAATTTTTTCAATCTCTGTTTCCTGGACTTCCATTGGCTACTGAGCGACTCAGTTGAACTCTTCAAAGGAACCTGGAGAATACTGGCTTCCGTCTATCGATGGTTCAACCACAATCAATCTGTAagttaataattgaattatcaaTTCCTGTCTTATCCTATTGATTGGTTTCtcaatttctgtttccactaagaaattattaattattaaattaaaaaaattattaatgacaaagtagccatatcgatcagagttaagaaagaaatcatcCAAAGAGTTAATGAAACAGCGAGCAAAGAGTGTCTCCACACATATGCACCGATACGAATCAATCCTCGATGAGCGTCACTGATCTAATCTATACCAGGTAGAATCATTTCGCGATAAGCGCCCTCAACGAGCTAGTAATCGCAGTTACATCCAAGTTGGAATGTAAGTGACCATAACGATTCTATTTCCTATCGACCTGGATTTCCCTGGAAATAACATTCTTCTATTTTAGATTAACAAGACAGTTGTCATCTGGAATTCGAGTCGACGAAATAACATTCTTCTATTTTAGATTAACAAGACAGTTGTCATCTGGAATCCGTCTCGACAAAAtaacattcttcttttattttagatTAACAAGACAGTTAACAAGTGTAAGTGACCATAACGATTCTATTTCATCGGCCTGGATTTCCCTGGAAATAACATTCTTCTATTTTAGATTACCAAGACAGTTGTCATCTGGAATTCGAGTCGACGAAAtaacattcttcttttattttagatTAACAAGACAGTTAACAAGTGTAAGTGACCATAACGATTCTATTTCATCGGCCTGGATTTCCCTGGAAATAACATTCTTCTATTTTAGATTACCAAGACAGTTGTCATCTGGAATTCGAGTCGACGAAAtaacattcttcttttattttagatTAACAAGACAGTTAACAAGTGTAAGTGACCATAACGATTCTATTTCATCGGCCTGGATTTCCCTGGAAATAACATTCTTCTATTTTAGATTAACCAGACAGTTGTCATCTGGAATTCGAGTGGACGAACGTGGAAGCCTAAACGAGCGGTATCTGTCTACGCCGGATCGGTACGTCGGCTCGTCCGTTCACGCGACGGCATACCTTAACGATCATAGGGTCCCGTGGATCACGCTCCTCGATCGTACCAGCGTGTATTCGTTAGCCCGTGGGCGGCCTATCGCGGCGTGTGTTTGCACGCGAGTGTAACATTACTGTTCAGTGGCCGCAGGGTACCGCAGGGCACCGCACCGTGCAACGTTTACCTCGGGAACAATACTTGGGAAATGTTCCTCGCGACTCGTTCTGCCCGGTGAACTTTTCCTTCcgtgtcttaaccctttgacgacgaACGTCGACGTCTCGAGATCGTATTTCAGAGTAAGTcggaacaaatgattcaattagtcAAGCAAGAGATCTGTgtatagtttcttttctttttgttatttaagTAGTCGATAtagggtttaaccctttgaactctagactccaatattgcaccagtaagtcgtgaacaaatgattcaattagtcAAGCAGAAGATCTGTgtatagtttcttttctttttgttatttaagTAGTCGATatggaatttaaccctttgaactctaggctccaatatttcaAAGAGTAAGTCgtgaacaaatgattcaattagtcAAGCAAGAGATCTGTgtatagtttcttttctttttattatttaatactataaaaattagttgcagttgctagattacaagacaacctggagtgctaagggttaacttcaGCTGAAGGTTTGAGatatttcaaggaatcttcgtctgcgaagggttaaaatgcgTTGAGTCGCAACGCTCTGGATCTGCTTGAAATCAGCACGAACATTGATAAGACCGATCGTTGGTGAGTTGCAATGGATGTTTACATTGACGATATGTTTACATTTATACTGATAatatattgacaataattggTTGATCCGTTATTTATACTGATAATAGATTGACAATAGTTGGTTGATCCGTgggcaatgaacaacattgattgaaatgaaatcctcggtacttctagtgttaaacgtgaATGAAATTCTCGGATCAGTTCTTAGTTCTCATTAGTCTGAGAACGGTTTCTTGTTATTTATCTACCGGAAGTCACATGAATTtcacagtagaactaccgagcatctGAACCGTCTTTCTAAAATGTCTTTATAAACGCTGAGAGTTTTATTAAGATTTGTTAAGATTTTAgaattcattaagatttcagtcggtttatattttattttaggtaTTGCTAACTAAATTACTcgataaattattcgattttccacacatccaaattttctgctaacaaggaaaatagatcgaagaaatattataacatttctaattttcgccaggaataccataaaaatccATTACAGTTgctaatatattacaaaacaacctagagTGCTAAAAATTAAAACTGCGTTCGCTAGGAAATTtgcttgataaattattattccttcGATAACAATGTCTCCGTGACTCGTTCATCGAGCGAGAGAAACGCGTGTTCGTAACGTGACGGGCTGTAGGGTGTTGGCCCACTCGCGTGCCGTTCGTGACTATCGTCGATTTCGTAATACGTGCAACGATCGCCGTTTACCGTTCTCTCCTCGGCCAAGCTTCGCACGAGTTACTGAAACGGTTTTTTACGTTTCTGCATTCTGTCACGCCGCGGTTGtcctattttatattatgaagtGTGGACGCGACGAATTCAACACAGGAACACGTGATTTACATTCCTTTAATTATTAACCAACGGTACGTATTTAACATGGTCatttacataattcaatttcacgCCGCGGAAACTCTGGCTAACCTTTAGCGTAGAACGGCGAGTAGTTCCTCAATGAACGTACTCGTACGTACGTTTACGTGCAAGATTTTACTTTCGTAGTGCCTTTCCCTTTTCCCTGACTCGTCGTCGGTTTCCTGTTAAGACCGAGTTCCCTGGTTTTACCGtccgtgtgtgcgcgcgcgtccCGTGTCCGTGAAGTGTCACGCGTCCGTTTTCTCGTGGCTCGCACACGCGCGAACACACAGAGGTATCCCACCTGTCTAACgctttctctgtctttctttctggTTTCAGTGAAACGCCAGTCCGTAGCACGGCATAGCACGCGGTAAGATGGCCGTGTACAGGCTGTGCtggtcgctcgctcgcgtctGGTTTTCCCTGTGCTTTCTCGCGTGTACGGCATTGTGTCAGGAACAAATATCGGCCGGCAGTCGGTATTATGGCCGAGACGGTGTGTATGTGCCAGCGAACGGGCCCGATCACAGGCCCGACACTTATTTTTACAAGGATAGAAGGTACGGGTACCGTCCCAGTTACCTGGACCCTGATTACAAAAGGCCGCCCAAAGGATCGGACGATCGTTACCATTACGAGGTGAGTCGCGGAACGTGAAAGGGAATCGAATGAATGCGATCCTCGACTCGTTTTCTCGTAAACATTGCGTCGTTTCTCTTAAAAATCGATGACACACAATGTGCGTTTGTGGCTGAGCGAAAATAGGTCACTCCCATGGCAAGTTGGCTTCATGATGAATACATTGGGTTTTTCAAGAGGATTTATTGTTTTGTAGGATACCACTTCGAGATTGCCGTTGCCTGGTATATTAGGTGGTTGGCGGGAGGATCTTCAGGGAAAAGAACGACAGGGTTCTAAGCATTTGGAGAGGGATGTTACCGTTTCTACTACCTATGGAGAAGTAGAGGGATTCAAAGTTTATTTGTACGACGATCCGGAGGCTAGACATAGACCTTGGAGTTTACCGGTCGAAAGGGTTACCAGGCATGTCAATGTATTTTTGGGTATTCCTTACGCTATGCCTCCTACGAGGGAAGGTCGGTTTAAGCCTCCTCGACCTCATAGGGGTTGGCAACTGTTGCAAGCTGTCGATTGGGGACCCGCGTGTCCTCAACCTAGTGCGTATACTGGTGCAACTAAAGGAATTAAGGATGTGGATGAAGATTGcttgtatttaaatatcttcacaCCTACGATTAATTCTGGTGAACGTCTACCATATGctgtaatgttttatattcatGGTGGAGAGTTCACTCATGGAGCTAGTAACTTGTTTCCTGGTCATATGTTAGCTGCATTTTACAATGTAGTGGTAGTGTCTATCAATTATCGGTTAGGGGCACTGGGATTTCTGAGCACAGGAGATGAGAATAGTCCTGGTAACTATGGACTTTTGGACCAAGCAATGGCATTACGATGGGTGTATGATAATATTCGAGCCTTCAGTGGTAATCCTGATGCGATAACACTGTTTGGGCCAGGTGCTGGTGCAGCTAGCGCTGGATTGTTGATGGTTGCTCCTAGGACTAGAGAAATGGTGTCAAAAGTAATAGCTCAGTCGGGTTCTGCATTAGCAGATTGGGCAGTTATAATAGACAAGTACAGGGCCCAGAATACTTCCAGAGTATACGCTGAAATGTTGGGTTGTAGTATAGAAAGCAGCTGGAAGTTGGTTCAGTGTTTGAAAGATGGACGAAATTTCCTTGAATTGAGTAATTCTCCATTAAAGCCGCATATTGGAATGTTTCCATGGGCACCTGTATTTGATGTCAATTTTACAGTACCTGGTGATAATTTATACGAAGATTGGAGAGCATCAGACTGGCATTTCTTTACAGAAACACCTGAAGAAAGTATTAAGCATCGTAGATTTAAACATGACTTAGCATACATGGCTGGTGTTACTACTCAAGAGGCAGCGTACATAATATGTGAGTAATTTAAGATTTACTTTGGCTTGTTTGTATATAATAGTGTTATTTTTCTCATTCTAGACAACAATGCCACATTGGCAAGGAATCAATACATGATAGATCCAGAATTATTTGACCAAAAAATCTGGGAACTTGTCCTTCAGTATAATTACACTCTGAACCAGCAAGGTGTTTATGAagctataaaatatatgtacactTATTGGCCGGATCCGAAAAATGTTACACACATTCGCGATCAATACATCAATGTAAGTTAAACATATCACAGATACATTTGCATATTTTAATAGCAATCATTAATCatgttatatatttgtttaGTTGTTAACTGATTTTCATTATGTGGCTCCATTTGATAAAATTGCAAAGTTATTAGTAGAGAAACGTGTGCCTACTTACTTATATGTATTGAACACTACTGTGGAAGCACTATCATTGCCACAGTGGAGAAGAGTACCTCACGATACCGAACTTCTTTGGCTCACAGGAGCACCATTCATGGATGTTGGTGAGCACGCGGtatctcaaaatattttttaaaggtttctataataagaaaatacaacTTTATAGAATTCTTTCCTCAAAAATGGAAACTAAGCCGAGACATGTGGACTGATAATGATCGCAATATGAGCCATTTCTTTATGAAGGCATATTCAAATTTTGCAACATACGGGTATGTTTAATATACCACATACAAATGTAGTATTCCACCATAGTCTAGAGATCATCTTCATTTCAGAAATCCTACAACTTCGCAAATTCTGGGACTTCACATGGATGTTGCCAGACAAGGACAGTTACgatacttaaatattaataccaCCTTCAACagttcaattcaattaaattacagACAAACAGAAAGTGCCTTTTGGTCTGCATATTTGCCAACTGTCATTGGCCGCTTAGTACCTACATACCCTCCAGTCACCGAGGTAAAATCATCATTTAAACATGTTACCTGTCACAGATGAAGCATGCCCTTATCTGTATTTTTCCATACTTATTACAGTACTGGTGGGAACCAAAGCAACCCTTGCAAATTGCATTTTGGTCAGTCTCTACAGCTTGTTTACTGTTAATCGTACTCTCTGTAGTATGCTGCATGCTTTGGCGTAACGCCAAAAGGTAAGAAAAGGTAAACAGAACCAAATCCATATGACTACAGGCTTCAGGCTGGTAGGGCTTGCCATAATTGTAGAGCATGCGGGATATGGTTCTGGTTTCTCATCTATTTATATCATATTTGGATAACGTAGGTCTCTAACACTTATACAATTCCATCTAACCTTATGTATGCTTACAATTCATGCAGCAAAACTAAGGCTGCCAGAATATACGCAGGTAACTACACTACGTAGTAAGCACTTTGCACATCTCACTGCACAGTTTCTAAGGTCTCATCAGTAGTTTTGTTCATCGATGAAACTATaacttatatttttctattacctTCATGTTTATTTTAGCATTTAGTCTTTTATTCTATCGGATGCACACAATTTTATCATTGCCTTTATGCTGACACTTTCAGACAATCTGATCACTACTATAGCGGGGACATCTTGATGGTACGAGACGACGAACCCTCGGAGGGAATCGAGAATCTGACTCGTACCTCCAAGGAGAACGTTTATGAATACCGGGACGCGCCGCCGCTCAGATCCAGGGTCACGCGGCAGAACGAAGCGAAGCTTCAAGAACGATTGACGCAAAACCGGAAGTTCAGCTCAACCCCCTCGCTTAGAAGTAACTCGAACATCTCGTTGAAGGACATGCGTTCCGAAGGATTCGTTACCAGTTCACCAAATGGCCACCCGAAGCTGAACAAAGCGATGAGTCAGTCCTCGTTGCGCAAAAGTAGAACGCAGCTTGTTCAGGGTGTCCCGCAGACAGCTGTATAATATTCTCATCGCGCAACCCTTTACTCatgatactttttattttatttattttacacaacGACGCACAAAAAGGAATTTTTCACGCAGAATGACTGAATTAAATGTTAGGGAATTCAGATGAACATCTCGTCCGTCCACGAAAGGATTGTTACGTGTAACGATTCGTATTTGTACATACGTCGATACTTATTTTGTACGTTCTTTTTTATACCGATTTTAGATTTGTAAGGATCAACGTTGTGCCTTGTAGGATATATGAAtagtttttttttacaaatgaaCAACGCAcgttataatagtaatatattttacataacgaCAGAAGTCACGACAAACATACTTCAACAAAatgcatttttttatatatctctTTTATCGTGAAAgggacatatatatataattatatatatagaaatcatATATTTATACGCGACTACGTTTGTAGTATTATTAGAGAACTTAGTTGTAGTCAAACCGATCTCATTTTCACCGTTGACACAATTTCATCTATATGTTTAAGTTTCAAAAGTCTAGTAATACACGATATCTAATTATAGAGAcatagattattttattgtgcgagagattaaatatatatatataatatattatatatcatatttaaGCGTCGTTCTGTACGGAAAAGGTTCGAaagcatttaatattaaatcacgaTATACCTGCCGCAAATATTGCAATTGTCAAAGAACActtgattaaatatatatttaaggttttttatataattagagTATATATTGTTACAAGTAAAGTCTAAATGTTAAAGTAATCTATATCCATTGCGACAATATTCATTATGcacattttgtttattaaatgtcGCGCGACGAACGTGACTGTAAATGAGATTTCTACTGTTGAATGAAGAAACATGGGACCAAAAAGAACAGATGTAATCATTGACGTGTCcgtattaaatttcttttctacagttggaatattaattgtaacattTCGATAGAAACATtcagagaaagggaaagagagagtaGATCGCGAAGAGCGAAGCAAATACAATTTCGATCCCCTTCGACTGGAAGTGAAATATCCGGGAACAGCGATATTGTTGTTAAAGTGTCAGGAACGACCTGTACTTTTGGCAGCAGCTGCTGCTCTGTCCAAGTATGGCAGTAAATCTAAAGAGAATCTGGAAGTCTTGTTCGATCTTGAGATCGTGGAAAGTGTGATCCCGTTAATTGAACACGAAGACCTGTTCACGCGAAGGTTtcacttattttttaatatcgatttctaacattaatttgaataaaactcttTATCTCTTAACGTACGATCGGCAGATTTGCAGCAAAATTACTGGCAGAAATGATACTCATTCCCAATGTCCGAAACTTTCTGATGGACAGTAGCTACTATATTTGTTACTTCGCCAAAGTTTTCATCTCTGACAAGGATTTGTTCATGCAAGAATTTTCCTCTTCGATATTGGCAGAAATATCAAATGATTTGTTTGGTGCAGCACAATTGTTGAAACAATGCTCAAACATGAACTTCTTGTTCGAAAGAGTTCAGTCGCCTGATCCAGACGTGAAAAAGAACACCTTAGAAAtcatgtttaatttattacaagATCCCATTGGAATAAAAGAGATCATAGAAACAAAGGTGTACTGGGATAAACATTTAACAACTCCCAAGAAATTCCATTAACTTTGAAAGATCTGTTCCAGTAATTAATGTGCTTGTTTTATTCTTacagaattttaatttgaatcttATATATGATTTGTACGACTCGCCTTATCCTGATATCCAAAGGCTTGCTCTGAACATAACGCATGATTTAGTCAATAGAAATCAAGATGATCGTATGCAGGAGCTTTTCAGAAGATCCAACGGTCTCCAAACTTTATTAAGATTTCTAGATGTAAGATACAGTTACATGTACTCCTGTAACACTTAGTCGTAGACTTTCCTTAATTTAGAACGATGAGTGGCAAGACCTTCACGCAGAGATACTTAGGATTCTTTGCTTGGCTTCTGATAATTCTGCAACAGTGGAGCTGCTTCACGACATAGGTGGTATCAGGCAGATTTTGAAGTACATAGAAGGCACAGTACACTCAAGACTGTTCATGGAAGCCCTCGATGTAGCTGTTAGACTTACCCATACATCTTTGGGTAGAAGTGTAACATATATTATTTGCTATAGCTTAACAGTACGTAATTACTGCTCTCCGAATTAATACTTGTTTACTCTGTAGGCATTATACACTTACAATATCGTAGATCATTTATTGAGCACATTGGAAGAGAGTGTGCCAGCAAGCATATATGAGATCAGTTGTCATGGAATTGGTATGATGACTTTACACACAGATGCTGTCAAACAACTGACTGAGAGCAATTGTCTGAAGAACATCCTAGGTAATTCAGACATTAAGCTTTTTTATACTCATTCCATTAATCCATGTACACAAACATTACAGACATATTGAAAACAGAAACTTTCAAGTGGCCAATTAAACAAGCAGCAATGTTTGCTTTAAGCCGATTACTTAAATGTGACATAAGAAACTGTCATAACTTCTTGGACATGCAGGGCCAGGTATCTGTACGAACTAGATTTTTAAAACCTTCATGTCAAATGATCAAAATGCTTCAACGATTCTCTAGAATTATCTGATATGGCTGATGAAGCAGTCCGCAGGAAAGGTTCCTATAGAGATTCTAATGGGCGCCGTAGAGTGTCTAACAACAATAGCAAGACACCAGTTTTTACGCAGTACTATCATAAACACAGACACCATGGATGTAGTGTGCGCGTCCTTCGAGGTAATCTTCCCTCTGTTGATTAAGAAATAGGAACTGGAGAAAGGTGCAATTAATACAAGTTAATCAACATATTTTCCAGCTGACCTGTCCAACAATAACCGATTACAAGATCGCCTGCTGCAACGCCCTTCCCATTCTCTGCACGGACAAGACTGGAAGAACCGCTTTCCTGAAAGTCCGTGGGCCGACCAGATTATATAATCTGTTATGCGACGTCAAGTCGATCCCGACAAGGAACGCAGCCGCCCAACTCGTTCAATTGTTATGCGCGGATCCGGTTCTGGCCGATGTTTTCGTGCAGGCCAGATACCTGAATTAGTAAGCGTGCTCCCACAGATTTtgaacacgtcgaatgccgcacgattccaTAGCGCAGAGCTGGCCAACATTTTGCATACCATGCGTCAATTTTGTTCACAAACAAGTTCATGTGCGCCGTACAACTGAAGTACCTCTTCGACCTTCTTACATTCACGGTTGGGCTAGGAAAATGGGGATAAGGGTAGGATCTGCTTCTCTTAGAGGAGAAAAAGGAATAAGTCAATcttgcaattaaattaattaatttagagTTCAAAAGACACTTTTATTGAAgcttaaaaaaagaataagtagTAAGGATGTAATGTGCCACTTGTAATCATTCAATCTCATATTTTGGCCACCTCTATCACAGAGCAAAATGcccaaattgaaatataatattaaatcatttgattgaattgcactaTTATtgcatctagctgaacgtcaccgcattaggcagctttatttataatatagagatcttttcaaataatcatagtttaactatgtgaactatagtaatccaaTTCAgttggtggtcaccggtgactgtcatggcattcgacgtgtcaaTATTCAAGGTAGAgaataatcaatgaaaataatgacTGGTCAAGCATGCTGAAGAACCGATCCACCGCGAGAGTCGTACCCTCCTGGGACACCTGCATAGACGCGCTCTTCGACTCTCACCTGCCAATCAAGTTTGCTTTCACCGGGCGGCTCTCGTTACACGACATCACCCAAAACGGATTCTACGTTCTACGAAGAAACGTCTGCCCGTAGGACATCGTTCAGCCTTACAACACTTAACGTACCACAGTACTCTGAAAAAGAAGTTTCGACTCAAGGTCATCCATTGTGTGACTATAATGAGACTAGCTTCAACCCTGAtcgtaccacgatgtgactctcagtcagttatgatgattaaaatgttattgtttctgTTTATGGGGCCTGAATTTCAAAAACCTACAAATacttggaaatgcaatatgaaataatgaaaaaattcaagtaaattcaaatgtgactctcagtcacttatgaggataaaaggaacgattaaaatattgtttgtttattgGGCCTAAATTTCAAAAGCCCAAAAACACTTGGAAATGTGAGAAAGTCAAATCGTGGTCTGATTAGAGTTAATAGTCTTCAAGGATAGTTTCATGAGAAATAACCTTGACATTTTGATAAATTCCTCTAGACTTGAAACGAGTTCAAGTGGTCTGTTCTGTGACAGaaagtgttattattattatcgcattGCTTTTGGTTATCCAATAACTTTAGCTCCTCTCAACTGTAAACAGATTCCCAATATTGGATGATATCTTCCGGTTCAAATGCTGTCCGCTGGAAACGGTTTACGTGGTGAACTGTGTACGCCCCCGCAAGTCGGATTCCCTGGACTCGTTGCGTCATTCAGTCTTAAAAGGTACGTTGTTTATTACTCGTGTAGCACGGTGTATCAACATGTCTTTATCTTGCAGAGAATCTGGGCTATACGAGCGAGGTCACTCGTCGGACCGTGTTTCTGTCCGGCCAGCTGGAGGATTTAGTGATGGACTCGAAATTCGGTCGCCTGCAGTGCGACCCCTGTCTGCACGACTACGTGGAGCTGTTCAAGTGCAAGCTCATCGCTGCTGAGTCGAAAGCCGTGTACGTGTTCCCTGATAGAAATgaatgttaaccctctataggcctatgtaactttgaagtcacgtatcagtatgtggcatcttgttgatttattttattttgcactgaaagttacaaaatatattcgtttgatgaaattattgaaactattgagtacGTTGTACGCACGTAATTcatattcatatgtggatatttattaattttgtactgcatagattttgttataatcatgaacataaattcggctcatagagggttaaaacgttgaacgccgcacgatgtCAGAGCAagatacacagaatggaaaagatataacattaaccctttgcggacgaagattctttgaaacgtacaaaaccttcaacaggagctgaattatatataagttgcataattgataaaaaaggaaactacgtgctgatctgctatttgagtaattgaatcattctttTGTGACTTGGTCTttcgaatatgaaaatttcggaatgccgacattcgtccgcaaaggagaaaaaaattcaaatattaataatataatttttaataattaaaaattcaaatcattGAATCATTATTATGGCGCGCTCATCTTGCTCAAtgtcgcattaggtagcattgtagTGTAcaaattgaatgtttaattgaatgaGCCATAGTagttcgatttggttgaggtcattggtgacctccatggcatccaacgtgttaatttctaaTCAAGACGAACGATGTCACGCTGTTAATACAGAGCGTCCAAGACAAAGTCAGGTTTGACGAACATCAGCTGCGTGGCCGTGCGTGCCCAGATGTTGGCTGAATTCGTGGTGAAGCAAATGTCGGGACCGGATCGACTGGTCAACTGCATCGATCATCAGTTGGAAGTACATTTGAAAGAAATCAAGAAGAGTATAGAGACCAGTGTCGTACCGTTGGGCATGCTGCGCGTTGGTTCCTATCTAGAGAGAGCCTTACTGTTCAAGGTGATAGCGGATAGAGTGCATCTACCTGCTGCTTTGGT includes the following:
- the Gli gene encoding carboxyl ester lipase-like protein Gli isoform X3 gives rise to the protein MAVYRLCWSLARVWFSLCFLACTALCQEQISAGSRYYGRDGVYVPANGPDHRPDTYFYKDRRYGYRPSYLDPDYKRPPKGSDDRYHYEDTTSRLPLPGILGGWREDLQGKERQGSKHLERDVTVSTTYGEVEGFKVYLYDDPEARHRPWSLPVERVTRHVNVFLGIPYAMPPTREGRFKPPRPHRGWQLLQAVDWGPACPQPSAYTGATKGIKDVDEDCLYLNIFTPTINSGERLPYAVMFYIHGGEFTHGASNLFPGHMLAAFYNVVVVSINYRLGALGFLSTGDENSPGNYGLLDQAMALRWVYDNIRAFSGNPDAITLFGPGAGAASAGLLMVAPRTREMVSKVIAQSGSALADWAVIIDKYRAQNTSRVYAEMLGCSIESSWKLVQCLKDGRNFLELSNSPLKPHIGMFPWAPVFDVNFTVPGDNLYEDWRASDWHFFTETPEESIKHRRFKHDLAYMAGVTTQEAAYIIYNNATLARNQYMIDPELFDQKIWELVLQYNYTLNQQGVYEAIKYMYTYWPDPKNVTHIRDQYINLLTDFHYVAPFDKIAKLLVEKRVPTYLYVLNTTVEALSLPQWRRVPHDTELLWLTGAPFMDVEFFPQKWKLSRDMWTDNDRNMSHFFMKAYSNFATYGNPTTSQILGLHMDVARQGQLRYLNINTTFNSSIQLNYRQTESAFWSAYLPTVIGRLVPTYPPVTEYWWEPKQPLQIAFWSVSTACLLLIVLSVVCCMLWRNAKR
- the Gli gene encoding carboxyl ester lipase-like protein Gli isoform X1, whose protein sequence is MAVYRLCWSLARVWFSLCFLACTALCQEQISAGSRYYGRDGVYVPANGPDHRPDTYFYKDRRYGYRPSYLDPDYKRPPKGSDDRYHYEDTTSRLPLPGILGGWREDLQGKERQGSKHLERDVTVSTTYGEVEGFKVYLYDDPEARHRPWSLPVERVTRHVNVFLGIPYAMPPTREGRFKPPRPHRGWQLLQAVDWGPACPQPSAYTGATKGIKDVDEDCLYLNIFTPTINSGERLPYAVMFYIHGGEFTHGASNLFPGHMLAAFYNVVVVSINYRLGALGFLSTGDENSPGNYGLLDQAMALRWVYDNIRAFSGNPDAITLFGPGAGAASAGLLMVAPRTREMVSKVIAQSGSALADWAVIIDKYRAQNTSRVYAEMLGCSIESSWKLVQCLKDGRNFLELSNSPLKPHIGMFPWAPVFDVNFTVPGDNLYEDWRASDWHFFTETPEESIKHRRFKHDLAYMAGVTTQEAAYIIYNNATLARNQYMIDPELFDQKIWELVLQYNYTLNQQGVYEAIKYMYTYWPDPKNVTHIRDQYINLLTDFHYVAPFDKIAKLLVEKRVPTYLYVLNTTVEALSLPQWRRVPHDTELLWLTGAPFMDVEFFPQKWKLSRDMWTDNDRNMSHFFMKAYSNFATYGNPTTSQILGLHMDVARQGQLRYLNINTTFNSSIQLNYRQTESAFWSAYLPTVIGRLVPTYPPVTEYWWEPKQPLQIAFWSVSTACLLLIVLSVVCCMLWRNAKRQSDHYYSGDILMVRDDEPSEGIENLTRTSKENVYEYRDAPPLRSRVTRQNEAKLQERLTQNRKFSSTPSLRSNSNISLKDMRSEGFVTSSPNGHPKLNKAMSQSSLRKSRTQLVQGVPQTAV
- the Gli gene encoding carboxyl ester lipase-like protein Gli isoform X2 — encoded protein: MAVYRLCWSLARVWFSLCFLACTALCQEQISAGSRYYGRDGVYVPANGPDHRPDTYFYKDRRYGYRPSYLDPDYKRPPKGSDDRYHYEDTTSRLPLPGILGGWREDLQGKERQGSKHLERDVTVSTTYGEVEGFKVYLYDDPEARHRPWSLPVERVTRHVNVFLGIPYAMPPTREGRFKPPRPHRGWQLLQAVDWGPACPQPSAYTGATKGIKDVDEDCLYLNIFTPTINSGERLPYAVMFYIHGGEFTHGASNLFPGHMLAAFYNVVVVSINYRLGALGFLSTGDENSPGNYGLLDQAMALRWVYDNIRAFSGNPDAITLFGPGAGAASAGLLMVAPRTREMVSKVIAQSGSALADWAVIIDKYRAQNTSRVYAEMLGCSIESSWKLVQCLKDGRNFLELSNSPLKPHIGMFPWAPVFDVNFTVPGDNLYEDWRASDWHFFTETPEESIKHRRFKHDLAYMAGVTTQEAAYIIYNNATLARNQYMIDPELFDQKIWELVLQYNYTLNQQGVYEAIKYMYTYWPDPKNVTHIRDQYINLLTDFHYVAPFDKIAKLLVEKRVPTYLYVLNTTVEALSLPQWRRVPHDTELLWLTGAPFMDVEFFPQKWKLSRDMWTDNDRNMSHFFMKAYSNFATYGNPTTSQILGLHMDVARQGQLRYLNINTTFNSSIQLNYRQTESAFWSAYLPTVIGRLVPTYPPVTEYWWEPKQPLQIAFWSVSTACLLLIVLSVVCCMLWRNAKSKTKAARIYADNLITTIAGTS